Proteins from one Candida orthopsilosis Co 90-125, chromosome 2 draft sequence genomic window:
- a CDS encoding Vti1 protein (S. cerevisiae homolog VTI1 has role in intra-Golgi vesicle-mediated transport, Golgi to vacuole transport and localizes to SNARE complex, integral to membrane) encodes MSDSFNTYENDFQLALQEAKTKTSQVESVQGEQRQAYLKAIEAATDEALEALDQMAIEVQNLPTNQRSSYNTKIRQYKSQIDDAKSKYKKLTDVQDRHELFGSRYRDEDGELNGVSDSQRKQLLSNQSSLERSSQRLQDSQRIALETENIGGNILNDLRSQREQIGGARNTLMQADTYVDRSIQTLKSMGRRLTANKFISYAIIAVLILLIFLVLFSKFS; translated from the exons ATGTCCGATTCGTTCAATACATACGAAAATGATTTCCAACTTGCTTTGCAAGAAGCAAAGACCAAGACATCTCAAGTAGAGTCTGTTCAGGGAG AGCAACGTCAAGCATACCTCAAGGCAATTGAAGCGGCTACTGATGAAGCATTGGAAGCGCTTGATCAAATGGCAATTGAAGTGCAGAACTTGCCTACAAACCAACGTTCATCCTACAATACCAAGATCCGTCAATACAAATCACAAATTGACGATGCAAAgtccaaatacaaaaagcTCACTGATGTCCAAGATAGGCATGAACTCTTTGGCTCCAGATACCGTGATGAGGATGGTGAACTCAATGGAGTATCTGACTCCCAACGTAAACAATTACTCAGCAATCAATCATCATTAGAACGGTCATCACAACGATTACAAGACAGTCAACGAATTGCTTTGGAAACGGAAAATATTGGAGGaaacattttgaatgatttacGATCACAACGTGAACAAATTGGTGGTGCTAGAAATACATTGATGCAAGCTGATACGTATGTTGATAGAAGCattcaaactttgaaaagtatGGGAAGAAGATTGACAGCTAATAAGTTTATCAGTTATGCTATCATTGCCgtgttgatattgttgatatttttaGTTCTTTTTAGTAAATTCTCATAG
- a CDS encoding Uso5 type II myosin heavy chain — translation MDSNTPKKRPLEEVSPNVLYSPPKRRASFGFEMASIPTTSITNEHNQSSKVSKLPKPFTAANSNSNQLSYLNDFQSILSMQERLSRKPPLTISAPFDYKSTISHVGSNELQDTLSSLNQECREKHRKLEYLTDELNRLRRIYRNYQQKVETTTSEIHNVQASLEYMEEEIVNHVGNEEKLIEIKLNENRIKLDNQFTEIEFEMASEVQEVRNFDYTELVDKIDALKQAESKLMEEIKQQSAANDEKYNAEVDKLKKSLEDEIKEAQQEENESKLVLEQLLKDLEKITADYRSKLSEFETQSRQIEGLKLQITNIEETMNNYVNVKKETESELSNVKRILDEKVAQDKIEQQEFDTVYLEYSSLHDKVKKHDDHRRILENSIMEYQGKIRVYAIAKADEYENCFSKCFQEDTPSSFIVEEFSHFVKTVIRGTNVSIISQYLPGGTIICQTMNQLLHIQNQPSTWQFQFEYQAVEINQSIDLLTGSKLTQSSLFQSQKMRIDEPSRVGGIINGFDVNKDVIVHVITVNGVKEKKQFESRLVLVDISKVDSNEQMNIIQKLLRNDKSTYLDRVLEWISKRSNPLVVSKINDLNAFNLLKTINLTNVASKKK, via the coding sequence ATGGATTCAAATACGCCTAAAAAGAGACCTTTGGAAGAGGTTTCCCCCAACGTTTTGTACTCCCCTCCGAAAAGGCGAGCGtcatttggatttgaaatggCCAGCATCCCAACAACCTCTATAACAAACGAGCACAATCAATCAAGCAAGGTTTCCAAACTCCCCAAGCCTTTCACTGCAGCAAACTCTAACTCCAACCAGTTGTCCTACTTGAATGATTTTCAAAGCATACTATCTATGCAAGAGAGACTATCGAGGAAACCACCATTGACCATATCAGCCCCATTCGATTATAAATCAACCATATCGCATGTTGGTTCAAACGAGCTACAAGATACTCTTTCTTCACTTAACCAAGAATGCCGAGAAAAGCACCGGAAATTAGAGTATCTTACTGATGAATTGAACAGATTGCGTAGGATATATCGCAATTATCAGCAAAAGGTTGAAACCACAACAAGTGAGATACACAACGTGCAAGCGAGCTTGGAATATATGGAGGAGGAGATTGTCAATCATGTTGGTAACGAAGAAAAGCtaattgaaatcaaattgaatgaaaataGAATAAAGTTGGATAACCAATTTACCGAGATTGAATTCGAAATGGCAAGTGAAGTACAAGAGGTGAGGAACTTTGATTATACAgaattggttgataaaattgatgCATTGAAACAAGCTGaactgaaattgatggaGGAAATTAAACAGCAACTGGCAgccaatgatgaaaagtatAATGCCgaagttgataaattgaaaaaactgcttgaagatgaaattaaagAGGCGCAACAAGAGGAAAATGAGAGCAAGTTGGTGTTAGAgcagttgttgaaagatcTAGAGAAGATAACCGCAGATTATCGATCAAAGTTGtctgaatttgaaacacAGAGTCGACAAATCGAAGGACTAAAGCTCCAAATCACAAATATTGAGGAAACGATGAACAATTATGTCAACGTTAAGAAAGAAACAGAGCTGGAACTATCTAATGTCAAACGGATATTGGATGAGAAAGTTGCACAGGACAAAATCGAGCAACAAGAGTTTGATACTGTTTACCTCGAATACAGCTCTTTACACGACAAGGTTAAGAAGCATGATGACCATCGAAGGATTTTagaaaattcaataatGGAATATCAAGGTAAAATTAGGGTATATGCGATAGCAAAAGCGGACGAATATGAAAATTGCTTTAGCAAATGCTTCCAAGAGGATACACCATCTTCTTTCATAGTGGAAGAATTTTCCCATTTCGTAAAAACAGTGATTCGCGGAACCAATGTCAGTATTATAAGTCAATATTTACCCGGTGGTACCATAATTTGTCAAACAATGAATCAATTACTACATATCCAAAACCAGCCATCAACGtggcaatttcaatttgaataccAAGCAGTGGAAATCAACCAATCTATAGATTTATTAACAGGCTCGAAACTCACCCAGTCGAGCTTAtttcaaagtcaaaagaTGCGTATTGATGAACCCAGTCGAGTTGGTGGTATCATAAATGGATTTGATGTGAATAAAGATGTAATTGTGCATGTAATCACAGTCAATGGTGTTAAGGAGAAAAAACAGTTTGAAAGTCGGCTAGTTTTAGTTGATatttccaaagttgatTCTAACGAGCAGATGaatatcattcaaaaattgttaCGCAACGACAAACTGACATACTTGGATAGAGTACTAGAATGGATTTCCAAAAGGAGTAATCCTTTAGTTGTTTCTAAAATCAACGATTTAAATGCATTTAATCTATtaaaaacaatcaatttaacCAACGTTGCATCCAAGAAGAAATAA
- a CDS encoding Sng1 protein (incomplete, gene ends within a gap in the genome sequence; similar to C. parapsilosis CPAR2_103390 and C. albicans orf19.2812; S. cerevisiae homolog SNG1 has role nucleobase, nucleoside, nucleotide and nucleic acid transport and localizes to plasma membrane) produces the protein MSSDKSDNISNSSIERNNNTFMNERQSAHQQGLAGNDNSSINSVYAEEDHQALQANKMDLSQHEKHQEPTIQQLTPSQHVSFFSKEYKPHRMQIHKRFALINLLMATLILTALAIYWGAFYEISDKIKDLKILVVIGDENTIDGVSPVFGNAMEEILQRPQAKASG, from the coding sequence ATGAGTAGTGACAAAAGTGACAACATTTCCAATAGTTCAATTGAGAGAAATAACAACACTTTCATGAACGAAAGACAATCAGCTCATCAGCAAGGATTAGCTGGAAACGATAATTCTTCTATTAATTCTGTCTATGCTGAAGAAGACCACCAAGCTTTACAAGCTAATAAAATGGATTTGAGCCAGCATGAGAAGCACCAAGAGCCAacaatccaacaattgacaCCATCACAACATGTTTCGTTCTTCAGCAAGGAGTATAAACCACACAGAATGCAAATACATAAACGGTTTGCattgatcaacttgttgatgGCTACATTGATCTTAACTGCTCTTGCCATCTACTGGGGTGCATTTTACGAGATTTCCGACAAAattaaagatttgaaaattttggtagttattggtgatgaaaacACTATTGATGGAGTCCTGCCAGTATTTGGAAATGCCATGGAGGAGATATTACAGCGCCCACAAGCAAAAGCAAGTGGA
- a CDS encoding Yah1 protein, whose translation MIRSILQRHIRGIQRTSLASISQPSFNHHSNPSIATPFFKSLHTSPILNHGHLHKPKPGEELHITFITKDGKQYTYEVAEGDNILDIAQANNLDMEGACGGSCACSTCHIIVDPEFYDEIPEPSDDENDMLDLAFGLTETSRLGCQVKMSKELDGIRVALPAMTRNLQNKDFN comes from the coding sequence ATGATAAGAAGTATATTACAAAGACACATAAGAGGTATTCAGCGTACCTCTCTTGCGTCTATTTCACAACCACTGTTCAACCACCACTCCAACCCACTGATCGCTActccatttttcaaatcacttCACACATCGCCAATACTAAACCACGGACATCTTCACAAACCCAAACCAGGTGAAGAACTCCACATCACATTCATAACCAAGGACGGAAAGCAATACACTTATGAAGTTGCTGAGGGTGATAATATACTAGATATAGCTCAAGCTAATAATTTGGACATGGAAGGTGCATGTGGTGGATCATGTGCTTGTTCAACATGCCACATAATTGTTGATCCAGAATTCTATGATGAGATACCTGAGCCtagtgatgatgaaaatgatatGTTGGATTTGGCTTTTGGATTAACGGAAACTTCTCGATTAGGATGTCAGGTTAAGATgtcaaaagaattggatggTATTAGAGTTGCCTTGCCAGCAATGACGAGAAATTTGCAGAACAAAGATTTCAATTAG
- a CDS encoding Hem13 coproporphyrinogen III oxidase: MVVSPDKIHDTSLPLRERMEALVRLKQQEITQALAAVDTVGFHTDSWTRGDNGGGGQSMVLQNGTTFEKGGVNISIVHGKLPAQAVQRMRADHANLKGSASDGSADFFACGLSLVIHPHNPHAPTTHANYRYFETTDPDTKETQAWWFGGGADLTPSYLYEEDAKHFHQKHKEALDKYDETLYPKYKKWCDEYFFIKHRGETRGIGGIFFDDFDSKPADEILHIIESCFDAFVPSYVPLVEKRKDTPFTPEQKQWQQIRRGRYVEFNLVLDRGTQFGLLTPGSRVESILMSLPATASWVYDHHPEPESEEDKLLQVLKNPVDWV, translated from the coding sequence ATGGTTGTTTCTCCAGATAAAATACATGATACCTCATTGCCTCTTAGAGAGCGAATGGAAGCTTTAGTTCGCTTGAAGCAGCAAGAGATTACACAAGCTTTAGCAGCAGTCGATACAGTTGGATTCCACACAGATTCGTGGACGAGAGGAGATAATGGTGGAGGAGGTCAATCAATGGTTTTACAAAATGGAACTACATTCGAAAAAGGTGGTGTCAACATTTCAATTGTACATGGCAAATTGCCAGCACAAGCAGTTCAAAGGATGAGAGCTGATCATGCAAATCTTAAAGGTAGTGCAAGTGATGGAAGTGCTGATTTCTTTGCTTGTGGATTGTCTTTGGTGATTCACCCACATAACCCACATGCTCCTACAACGCATGCAAATTATAGATATTTTGAGACAACGGACCCTGACACTAAAGAGACTCAAGCTTGGTGGTTTGGAGGGGGTGCAGATTTGACACCGTCATACTTATACGAAGAAGACGCTaaacattttcatcaaaagcaTAAAGAAGCATTGGATAAGTATGACGAGACGTTGTATCCAAAATACAAGAAATGGTGTGACGAGTACTTTTTTATCAAGCATAGAGGAGAGACCAGAGGTATTGGGGGTATCTTTTTCGATGACTTTGATTCGAAACCGgctgatgaaattttaCATATAATTGAAAGTTGTTTTGACGCATTTGTTCCATCATACGTGCCATTGGTggagaaaagaaaggaTACGCCATTTACCCCCGAGCAAAAACAATGGCAACAAATTAGAAGAGGAAGGTATGTTGAGttcaatttggtgttggatAGAGGTACCCAATTTGGTTTGCTTACTCCAGGATCAAGAGTTGAGAGTATATTGATGTCATTACCCGCAACTGCTAGTTGGGTTTATGATCACCATCCAGAACCAGAAAGCGAAGAGGATAAGTTGTTGcaagtgttgaaaaatcCAGTCGACTGGGTTTAG
- a CDS encoding Bet5 protein (S. cerevisiae homolog BET5 has Rab guanyl-nucleotide exchange factor activity, has role in ER to Golgi vesicle-mediated transport and localizes to TRAPP complex) — MTIYSFFIFDRHCNCVYNREYTHSVNPTSSTPTTQGKVDGQINKNNDADNSKLLFGILYSLKTIATKLVSDDSAPNELKQLTIGQLRIHFWESLTRFKFVIITDLQVQSLQHELWQLYSHFFIKYVVENALSPVEFKWKDDDTLRENEIYGKINNGKFIQETDQYLRSLPIF; from the coding sequence ATGACAATATACTCATTTTTCATATTTGATCGTCACTGCAATTGCGTATACAATCGCGAATATACTCACTCAGTGAATCCCACATCATCAACTCCCACCACCCAAGGCAAGGTCGATGGCCAAATAAACAAGAATAATGACGCCGATAACTCAAAACTACTATTTGGAATCCTATATTCCCTCAAGACGATAGCCACAAAACTCGTATCAGACGATTCAGCCCCCAAcgaattgaaacaattgacaattGGACAACTTCGAATTCACTTTTGGGAATCATTAACAAGGTTCAAATTTGTTATAATCACTGATTTACAAGTACAGTCTTTACAACATGAACTTTGGCAATTATATTCCCatttttttatcaaatatgttgttgaaaatgcatTGCTGCCGgttgaattcaaatggAAAGACGATGACACATTGCGAGAGAATGAGATTTATGGAAAGATAAACAATGGTAAATTTATTCAAGAGACTGATCAGTATCTAAGGTCATTACCTATATTTTAA
- a CDS encoding Pga12 GPI-anchored protein, whose translation MISTSSILLFVFVNLTLAAQPNYLPTFTSSKKYFQQSNPLIPEFAVDSSNFGLNKQYSWDDVVSSLNSNQKLFFLQRHGEGWHNVAQQDLHIGPIEWQCYWSIRDGKDGIEWYDAELTPKGHQQINSLVSKIKNTSSFPHPDKFYVSPLRRTLETWQETWLNLPHKTATIKEFARELYGIDTESERHNRTYIENKFPGFDFEAGFQHDDVLWSPVYREGLENIYYRAASLLTDIFEDAKDDKVISIVLHGGIINAILAVSQHRLFNVPTGGVIPVVIQIQDNHKTYPVDHAFTDFFLWCPLSQPNITTRVDDGATIVTTVSASYTAPSGSALESVTAYKFAT comes from the coding sequence ATGATTTCCACTTCCTCTatacttttgtttgtttttgtcaACCTAACATTAGCAGCTCAACCAAATTACCTTCCTACTTTTACATCCTCAAAAAagtattttcaacaaagtaaCCCATTGATTCCTGAATTTGCAGTTGATTCCTCAAACTTCGGTTtaaacaaacaatacaGCTGGGACGATGTTGTATCAAGCTTGAATTCAAACCAAaagcttttctttttgcaGAGACACGGTGAAGGATGGCATAATGTCGCACAACAGGATTTACATATTGGACCTATTGAATGGCAATGTTACTGGTCAATCAGGGATGGAAAAGATGGTATTGAATGGTATGATGCAGAATTGACTCCCAAAGgacatcaacaaataaacTCTTTGGTTagtaaaatcaaaaatacAAGTTCATTCCCACACCCGGATAAATTTTATGTTAGTCCTTTGAGACGAACTTTAGAAACATGGCAAGAGACTTGGTTGAACTTGCCTCATAAAACTGCAACCATAAAGGAATTTGCTAGGGAGTTGTATGGTATCGATACTGAGAGTGAAAGACACAACAGAACctatattgaaaacaagttccctggttttgattttgaagctGGATTTCAGCACGATGATGTGCTTTGGAGTCCAGTTTATAGAGAAGGGCTTGAAAATATATACTACCGTGCTGCTTCATTGTTGACTGATATTTTCGAAGATGCAAAAGATGACAAAGTTATTAGTATCGTGTTACATGGAGGAATTATCAATGCAATTTTGGCAGTTTCCCAACATAGATTGTTCAATGTCCCCACAGGAGGTGTTATCCCAGTAgtgattcaaattcaagacAATCACAAAACCTACCCAGTGGATCATGCGTTTACAGATTTCTTCCTTTGGTGTCCATTATCTCAACCTAACATCACCACACGGGTAGATGATGGTGCTACAATTGTGACAACTGTTTCTGCTTCATATACTGCACCATCTGGCTCTGCCCTAGAATCGGTGACAGCATACAAATTTGCTACATAA
- a CDS encoding Hfi1 protein (S. cerevisiae homolog HFI1 has transcription coactivator activity and has role in transcription from polymerase II promoter, histone acetylation): MSTQVATTTTTAPVSTTVAPLNGGNGLAANAIAQQQQPQHKCKSGKRIELERLIREFQSKLGPNWEKYHEALSLFLIGKLSRPELVSTITPLLKPQNLFRYHNKLLMLNFANSLKDGPLDAPNELASFWNKKFSKVNKNVRSTQYEKFKQNIMGLPIKERRRIKNITRDSGKRNKLTAGITLTRHTLLPKIPMIQDKEQQQLQVNNLVQWQQDVLNGINAPIATESYEIPDADTLSKQILMTMREHGLTGGLNPGVIEVLLLGLKSHLKNIVESAIDVAKYRKTKYTNNDYVPLESDGGGISNGSSSKAPSFPDNAHNKDMVLSVEDLYDTFEMFPHIIEPCGPKLRLSNVLLENDDCQDKSLNYNLPPKPASYLEDRKKFTQSSASASTNVTGNDSSIRANVSSSTPSSSSGATATDPTTVQSQSSSIDGKTNEPNELEAHKPEQQKHHQQQALPRPDAHIGTTDELKWVLHDLVSTM, translated from the coding sequence atgagtACTCAAGTAgcgacaacaacaactactgCGCCTGTGTCAACCACCGTGGCACCTTTAAATGGTGGAAATGGCCTAGCTGCAAATGCAATCgcacaacaacagcaaccacaACATAAATGCAAATCAGGTAAGCGAATAGAATTGGAGAGACTAATACGAGAGTTCCAGAGTAAGTTGGGGCCCAACTGGGAGAAATACCATGAAGCATTGAGTCTATTTCTTATTGGTAAGCTTTCGCGACCGGAACtagtttcaacaattacaCCACTTTTAAAACCACAAAACTTGTTTCGGTATCACAATAAGTTGCTAATGTTAAACTTTGCCAACTCCTTAAAAGATGGTCCTTTGGATGCACCCAATGAGTTGGCGTCGTTTTGGaataaaaagttttccaaagtGAATAAAAACGTACGAAGTACCCAGTATGAGAAATTCAAACAGAATATTATGGGGCTCCCCATAAAGGAGAGGAGACGTATCAAGAATATTACCAGAGATAGTGGGAAGCGAAATAAATTGACTGCGGGTATAACGTTGACTCGTCATACGTTGTTACCAAAGATTCCCATGATTCAAGATAAGGAACAGCAACAATTACAAGTGAATAATTTGGTACAATGGCAACAAGATGTATTAAATGGTATAAATGCCCCCATAGCTACCGAAAGTTATGAGATCCCTGATGCAGACAcactttcaaaacaaattttaaTGACAATGCGAGAACATGGTTTAACAGGAGGATTGAACCCCGGTGTAATTGAAGTGTTACTTCTAGGTTTGAAATCACATTTGAAGAACATTGTTGAGAGTGCTATTGATGTGGCGAAATATAGAAAAACCAAGTATACCAATAATGACTATGTGCCCCTTGAGAgtgatggtggtggaaTTTCCAATGGATCTAGCTCTAAAGCCCCTTCGTTCCCTGATAACGCACACAATAAGGACATGGTTTTATCAGTGGAGGACTTGTATGAcacatttgaaatgttCCCTCATATAATTGAACCATGTGGACCGAAATTGAGATTAAGTAATGTGTTGCTCgaaaatgatgattgtCAGGATAAGAGTTTAAACTATAATTTACCACCGAAGCCAGCATCGTATTTGGAAGATCGAAAAAAGTTTACTCAATCTTCTGCATCTGCGCTGACAAACGTTACCGGTAACGATTCATCTATCAGAGCAAATGTGTCCAGCTCCactccatcatcatcttcgGGCGCAACTGCTACTGATCCAACTACTGTACAAAGTCAAAGTAGCTCTATTGATGGCAAAACTAACGAACCCAACGAACTTGAAGCTCACAAACCCGAACAGCAaaaacatcaccaacaacaagcgCTTCCTAGACCCGATGCACATATCGGTACCACCGACGAGTTGAAATGGGTTTTGCATGATTTGGTTTCTACGATGTAG
- a CDS encoding hypothetical protein (incomplete, gene extends across a gap in the sequence), giving the protein MSSDKSEDISNNSIERDNDTFMEEREPTAQHRLVVNSDSSATPVYADGGQEAVQPSSKVLSHNEKHPDPVSQKSAPSPPPQHVSFFSKEYKPYRIQIHKRFLLINLLMTASILAVFSIYWGSYYDISDNLKELKMLVVIGDEHTVDGVSPVFGNAMEEILQRPQAKASG; this is encoded by the coding sequence ATGAGTAGCGACAAGAGTGAAGatatttccaacaattcaattgaacgAGATAACGACACATTCATGGAGGAAAGAGAACCAACTGCACAACACAGATTAGTTGTAAATAGCGATTCATCTGCTACTCCTGTCTATGCTGATGGTGGACAAGAAGCCGTACAACCTAGTCTGAAGGTGTTAAGCCATAATGAAAAACACCCAGATCCTGTCAGTCAAAAACTGGCACCATCACCTCCACCACAGCATGTTTCATTCTTTAGTAAAGAGTATAAACCATACAGGATACAAATACATAAACGGTTTTTATTaatcaacttgttgatgaCTGCATCGATCTTAGCtgtgttttcaatatattgGGGTTCTTATTATGACATTAGCgacaatttgaaagaattgaagatgttggTAGTTATTGGTGATGAGCATACCGTAGATGGAGTCCTGCCAGTATTTGGGAACGCCATGGAGGAAATATTACAGCGCCCACAAGCAAAAGCAAGTGGC